A genomic segment from Salvia splendens isolate huo1 chromosome 13, SspV2, whole genome shotgun sequence encodes:
- the LOC121760200 gene encoding UDP-glucuronate:xylan alpha-glucuronosyltransferase 2-like, whose protein sequence is MAPKKMMSTSAKSLIIRINLSFVAFLIVFYATLLLCPSASNDSHRVASFVRCSLLNCRHKGESGTMMVLEDSAAGGKEKPRRELIKKEIPSFLSSIGRGMKIGMINMEDEDVSAWSSSGEIIPVTFEKVPAELRWNSIFPAWINEEEGYSGARCPEIPMPDWEAYGYMDVVVAKMPCREPEEGLSRDVFRLQVHLAAANMAVRRGRRDGGGRAKVVVLSECPPMPEFFRCEEVAGREGRWRFYRPEMWRLEQKVSLPVGSCELALPLWDKGAVNEIYDVSKVEAITLKSHKREAYATVLHSSESYVCGAITLAQTLIQTRTRRDLILLLDTSISEPSRVALRRAGWQLRSIKRIRNPRMKKKSYNEYNYSKFRLWQLTDYDKVIFIDADIIVLRNINFLFHLPQMSAVGNNDHIFNSGIMVIEPSNCTFRMMMRRRNDINSYNGGDQGFLNEVFVWWHRLPSCINFFKIFPPNSSGKARVKNRLFGLDPPELYSIHYFGLKPWMCYRDYDCNWDVADQRLYASDDAHRRWWKVHDAMPLDLQRLCGLSGRRKSELEWNRKVAGELGFEDQHWKINVTDPRKFI, encoded by the exons ATGGCACCAAAGAAAATGATGTCTACTTCCGCAAAATCTCTCATCATAAGAATCAATCTCTCCTTCGTGGCATTCCTCATAGTCTTCTACGCCACCCTCCTCCTCTGCCCCTCCGCCTCCAACGACAGCCACCGTGTCGCCTCCTTTGTCCGCTGCTCCCTCCTCAATTGCCGCCATAAG GGCGAAAGTGGGACCATGATGGTTCTAGAAGATTCCGCCGCCGGCGGGAAGGAGAAACCGCGAAGGGAGTTGATCAAGAAAGAGATTCCGAGTTTCTTGAGCAGCATCGGCCGTGGAATGAAGATCGGAATGATTAACATGGAGGATGAAGACGTGTCGGCATGGAGCAGCTCCGGCGAGATTATTCCGGTGACGTTCGAGAAGGTTCCGGCGGAGCTCCGGTGGAATTCGATTTTTCCGGCGTGGATCAACGAGGAGGAGGGATATTCCGGCGCGAGGTGCCCGGAGATTCCGATGCCGGATTGGGAGGCGTATGGCTACATGGACGTGGTGGTGGCAAAGATGCCGTGCCGGGAGCCGGAGGAGGGGTTGAGCCGGGACGTGTTCCGGCTGCAGGTGCATTTGGCGGCGGCCAACATGGCGGTGAGGCGGGGGAGGCGGGATGGGGGTGGGCGGGCGAAGGTGGTGGTGCTGAGCGAGTGCCCCCCTATGCCGGAGTTTTTCCGGTGCGAGGAGGTGGCGGGGAGGGAGGGGCGGTGGCGGTTCTACCGGCCGGAGATGTGGCGGTTGGAGCAAAAGGTTTCTTTGCCGGTTGGCTCTTGCGAATTGGCTCTGCCTTTATGGGATAAAG GAGCAGTCAATGAAATATACGATGTTTCAAAAGTGGAAGCCATTACCCTAAAATCTCATAAAAGAGAAGCTTATGCCACAGTTCTCCACTCTTCCGAGTCCTATGTTTGTGGGGCTATAACCCTAGCCCAAACCTTGATCCAGACCCGTACCCGGCGCGACCTAATCCTTCTCCTAGACACGTCCATTTCAGAGCCCTCCAGGGTCGCCCTCAGGAGAGCCGGGTGGCAACTCCGTTCCATCAAACGGATTCGGAACCCGAGAATGAAGAAGAAATCGTACAACGAATACAATTACAGCAAGTTCCGGCTATGGCAGCTCACCGATTACGACAAGGTCATTTTCATAGACGCCGACATTATCGTGTTGCGCAACATCAATTTCCTATTCCACCTTCCTCAGATGTCCGCCGTTGGCAACAACGACCACATCTTCAATTCCG GAATCATGGTGATTGAGCCATCAAACTGCACATTCCGGATGATGATGCGCCGCCGCAATGACATAAACTCCTACAACGGCGGCGACCAAGGCTTCTTAAACGAGGTCTTCGTGTGGTGGCACCGCCTCCCCAGCTGCATCAACTTCTTCAAGATCTTCCCGCCCAACTCCTCCGGCAAAGCCCGGGTCAAGAACCGGCTGTTCGGGTTGGACCCTCCGGAGCTCTACTCGATCCACTACTTCGGGTTGAAGCCGTGGATGTGCTACAGGGACTACGACTGCAATTGGGACGTCGCCGACCAGCGCCTCTACGCCAGCGACGACGCCCACCGCCGCTGGTGGAAGGTGCACGACGCCATGCCGTTAGACCTGCAGCGGCTCTGCGGCCTCTCGGGGCGGAGGAAGAGCGAGTTGGAGTGGAATCGGAAGGTCGCCGGAGAATTAGGGTTTGAGGATCAACATTGGAAGATCAATGTTACTGATCCTAGGAAATTTATTTGA